The following coding sequences are from one Triticum aestivum cultivar Chinese Spring chromosome 5A, IWGSC CS RefSeq v2.1, whole genome shotgun sequence window:
- the LOC123104548 gene encoding uncharacterized protein, protein MALPTLPNHATPRLPLAIAPTADLAAPSSRHASTASKTGSGGRGRSPSPSPFPHSIPSPSPGSLRGVGETDFTAPACDSHGDGGLEVGGMGDKDSRRCGVDSAGSGMEGGGSGGGGGERSRYASRGEQICRDLSFESRGRTEDPGEADLRRGYSGGEDEDACLPALPVGRVREVGEDGGKIRGSSQGAEMGGHAGSDSIRCAAAKHLVLAAAVDSRLSSAGVQVSTPPGSPVACRRGSDAKSRRASPPPMLLCSPVKRVVGRRATARRALQVSVQLSADPACPVPKPAGGVVAPLQKAPPLPDPHQEGPGRGEARVRPTPSSFFISNLVWVRKDKFTSGEFTEADCHPVGKSDRLSAPKSFSFSRDYWARKSGKIPFASIVKMAGGGRDASNRGGRYGSGRGRNGRPPAPTPSGQDGTAPPQLVPQAPQAAPLHMSIYTKPSLFPVGSAQAIMQAGGRCMAIRGLESSDAADATVGESAVVPLPVCASYSGFSSTIQSLDAAGSVWRQWIIYWRKCAEQPAGI, encoded by the coding sequence ATGGCGCTCCCCACGCTCCCCAACCATGCGACTCCACGCCTCCCGCTCGCCATTGCCCCCACCGCAGATCTCGCCGCGCCGTCCTCGCGGCATGCCTCCACGGCGTCGAAGACCGGATCCGGCGGCCGAggccgctccccctccccctccccattCCCCCACTCGATTCCCTCCCCAAGTCCAGGAAGCCTTCGCGGAGTTGGTGAGACTGATTTCACGGCTCCCGCATGCGATTCTCATGGCGACGGGGGATTGGAGGTGGGTGGAATGGGCGACAAGGATTCGCGACGCTGCGGCGTGGATTCGGCGGGTTCAGGAATGGAAGGCGGCGGatcaggcggtggcggcggcgagagatCCAGATACGCGAGCCGCGGCGAGCAGATATGCAGAGACTTGTCGTTTGAGAGCAGAGGGAGAACAGAGGATCCTGGCGAAGCGGATCTACGACGAGGCTACAGTGGCGGAGAGGATGAGGATGCCTGCCTACCCGCACTCCCCGTCGGCCGAGTTCGTGAAGTGGGCGAGGACGGAGGCAAAATCAGAGGATCCTCGCAGGGTGCTGAGATGGGAGGGCATGCTGGGAGTGATTCCATCAGGTGCGCCGCTGCAAAACATCTCGTCCtggccgccgccgtcgattcgagATTGAGCTCGGCTGGTGTTCAAGTATCCACGCCCCCTGGCTCACCTGTGGCGTGCAGAAGAGGCAGTGATGCCAAGAGTAGGCGTGCTTCGCCGCCGCCGATGCTGTTATGTTCGCCGGTGAAGAGAGTTGTGGGTCGAAGAGCCACTGCCAGGAGGGCCCTCCAGGTCAGTGTGCAGCTGTCGGCGGACCCCGCTTGTCCCGTCCCAAAACCAGCGGGTGGAGTGGTTGCGCCTCTTCAAAAGGCGCCTCCCCTTCCGGATCCGCACCAGGAGGGCCCGGGTCGGGgggaagctagggttcgtcctacCCCTAGCAGTTTCTTCATATCCAATCTGGTGTGGGTTCGAAAGGATAAATTCACTTCTGGAGAGTTCACTGAAGCGGATTGCCACCCAGTCGGTAAATCAGATCGTCTGTCAGCTCCAAAATCTTTCTCCTTCTCTCGAGATTACTGGGCAAGGAAATCCGGCAAGATTCCTTTTGCTTCCATTGTCAAgatggcgggaggaggaagagatgCTAGCAACCGTGGAGGAAGATATGGCTCGGGGAGGGGCCGCAATGGTCGTCCTCCTGCTCCCACTCCGTCGGGGCAGGATGGGACCGCTCCACCGCAGTTGGTTCCTCAGGCGCCTCAAGCtgctccgctgcatatgtcgatcTACACCAAGCCCTCTCTGTTTCCAGTTGGTTCTGCTCAAGCTATCATGCAGGCAGGGGGCAGATGTATGGCTATCAGGGGGCTGGAATCCTCAGATGCAGCAGATGCCACAGTGGGCGAATCAGCAGTAGTTCCCCTTCCAGTATGTGCCTCCTACTCAGGTTTTTCCTCAACAATTCAGTCCTTAGATGCAGCAGGTTCAGTTTGGAGGCAGTGGATCATCTACTGGAGGAAGTGTGCAGAACAACCAGCCGGAATCTag